The following proteins come from a genomic window of Maniola hyperantus chromosome 8, iAphHyp1.2, whole genome shotgun sequence:
- the RpL9 gene encoding large ribosomal subunit protein uL6: MKQIVANQKVKIPDGLTVHVKSRLVTVKGPRGVLKRNFKHLAVDIRMVNPRVLKVEKWFGSKKELAAVRTVCSHVENMIKGVTKGFQYKMRAVYAHFPINCVTTEGNSVIEIRNFLGEKYIRRVKMAPGVTVVNSPKQKDELIIEGNSLEDVSSSAALIQQSTTVKNKDIRKFLDGLYVSEKTTVLLDEI, translated from the exons ATGAAGCAAATCGTTGCAAATCAAAAAGTGAAAATCCCTGATGGATTGACTGTTCATGTGAAATCTCGTTTAGTGACAGTGAAAGGTCCTCGAGGAGTATTGAAGAGGAACTTTAAACACTTGGCTGTTGATATTCGCATGGTAAACCCAAGGGTTTTAAAGGTAGAAAAATGGTTCGGATCAAAGAAAGAACTCGCAGCTGTAAGAACAGTGTGTTCTCACGTTGAAAACATGATCAAAG GTGTGACTAAGGGATTCCAATACAAAATGCGTGCAGTATATGCCCATTTCCCCATTAACTGTGTTACGACTGAAGGCAATTCAGTAATTGAAATCCGTAATTTCCTCGGGGAGAAATACATCAGAAGGGTAAAGATGGCACCTGGTGTGACCGTTGTGAACTCCCCCAAACAAAAGGATGAACTTATCATTGAAGGTAACTCCCTCGAAGATGTTTCAAGTTCAGCGGCTCTCATTCAACAGTCAACTACTGTCAAAAACAAGGATATCAGAAAGTTCTTGGATGGACTCTATGTATCTGAGAAAACAACTGTTTTATTGGATGAGATATAA